Part of the Sulfitobacter donghicola DSW-25 = KCTC 12864 = JCM 14565 genome, GAAGTCAAAGTCGGATGACAGCCCCGTAACGGCGGCTGATGAAGCGGCGGATAAAATCATTTCTGATGGTCTGCGGGCAGAATTTCCCGATGTTCTTTTGGTGACCGAAGAGCAATCGGCCACCCACAGCACGTCAGGCGATACATTTTTGATTGTTGATCCATTGGACGGCACCAAAGAGTTCATTCACCGCCGTGGGGATTTCACAGTGAACATCGCATTGGTTGAGGGCGGTGTACCAACGCGCGGCGTTGTTTATGCCCCTGCAAAAGACCGGATGTTCTTTACCCTTGCTGGGGGTCAGTCGGTGGAAGAAACGGGCGATTTTGCCAAAGACACTGTTGGCCCGATGAAAGAGATTTCAGTCTCTAACCCTGACAATTCTGCGCTAATGGTAGTGGCCAG contains:
- the cysQ gene encoding 3'(2'),5'-bisphosphate nucleotidase CysQ — protein: MDYEKLTQVMRRLALEAGDKIMEIYGQDDFDVKSKSDDSPVTAADEAADKIISDGLRAEFPDVLLVTEEQSATHSTSGDTFLIVDPLDGTKEFIHRRGDFTVNIALVEGGVPTRGVVYAPAKDRMFFTLAGGQSVEETGDFAKDTVGPMKEISVSNPDNSALMVVASKSHRDQATDDYIGKYAVKDMKSAGSSLKFCLIATGEADIYPRVGRTMEWDTAAGHAVLKGAGGDVIRFDDHSALVYGKEDYANPFFIAYAPGVDLKPA